Genomic segment of Steroidobacter denitrificans:
GATCCCGGGCACTGCTCGACCGTTATGCCTGAGCAAACCGTGATCTCGCCCGGGAACCATCCGCAGTCAATGCATATCTGCCCGGCATCGAGCATGCACGGTGGCACAGGAGAATTCGACCGGCTCGGTACGCCATCGATGGCCTCATGGGCGAAGGCGTCCAGAACACTCTCGCAGGAGCCACTCCAGCCGGGATGCTCCCGTCCAGGGCTGTCTGAATCGAGGGTCGTCCGGTCGGGAAAATCTGCTCTGGATCGATGGAATCCGGGATCATTACGGTCGGGCGTCGGCATGACATTATGCGGACCTCGCGACTATTCTTCAAATGCTTTCCAGTCCTGCCTGCAGGATTTGATGATCCTGCCGGGCACACACCGAGCGCCGTTATCGCATGCCTGACGCCACGCGTGATCTTGCAGCTGCTCCGTTTTCTTTTTGAGCACAGCACGCCACACTTCACCACATGGACGCCTTACTTCGTGATCATATTACCCGGACCGTCAGCCTGGCCTTGCAGGAAGATATCGGCGACGGCGATCTGACCGCGGCGCTGATACCCGAGCGGCACCGGGCCAGTGCCATCTTGATGACCCGCGAGGATGCCGTGCTGTGCGGCTCCGCATGGGTGGATGAGGTGTTCCACCAGCTCGATGCCCGAATCGATCTGCGCTGGACGGCCGGTGACGGCGAGTGGGTACGAGCCGGGGAAACCCTGTGTCATCTCGAGGGGCCGGCGCGCGCGCTGCTGACCGGTGAGCGCACAGCCCTGAATTTTCTGCAATTGCTGTCGGCAACCGCCAGCGTGGCACGCCGGTATGTCGAGGCGCTCGCAGGGACCGGCTGCCGCATCCTGGATACACGCAAGACGATTCCCGGGCTCAGACTGGCACAAAAATATGCCGTGCGCTGCGGCGGCGGCGTGAATCACCGCATCGGCTTGTTCGACGCCATTCTGGTCAAGGAAAACCATATCGCAGCCGCGGGCTCGATCGCTGCCGCCGTCGGCGCGGCGCGCCAGCTCGACCTGCGCAATGGGCCGGTCATGGTCGAGATCGAAGTGGAAAATGCCGAGGAACTGCGCCAGGCGCTGGATGCCGGCGTCGACCGGATCCTGCTGGACAACTTCCCACTGGAAAATCTGCGCGCCGCCGTCGCAACGCGCAACGCTCATGCCCACTCATCCACCGAGCTGGAGGCTTCCGGCAACATCTCCCTGGAAACGCTGCTCGATATCGCCCGCACCGGCGTGGACTTCATTTCAGTCGGCGGTCTCACCAAGCACTTGCGCGCGATCGACTTGTCGCTGCGCTTCGGCTGACGGATGGGAAGACGGGCGGAGGTTCCTCAAATCGCCGCGCGCAATACGCGCTGCGGCGTATCGATTCCATAGCCCTGCGCGTAATCCACTCCCAGGCTGCGCAGCATTTCGATGATTTCGCCGTTCTCGGCGAACTCCGCGATGGTCTGCTTGCCGGTCAAATGGCCGATTTCATTGATGGAACGCACCATCTCCCGATCGATGGGATCGCGCAGGATTTCCTTCACGAAAGAGCCGTCGATCTTCAAAAAGTCGACCGGAAAATGCTTCAGATAGCCGAACGACGACAACCCGGTACCGAAGTCGTCCAGTGCAAAACGGCAACCCAGCTCCTTGAGCGCATGTATGAAGCGATTCGCCTGGGAAAAACTGGCGATCGCAGCAGTCTCGGTGATCTCGAAACAGATCTTCGAGGCATCGATGCCGCTGCGATGGAAGTGATCGATGACGAACGGCAGGAACTTGTCATCACCGAGGCTCTGGCCCGACAGATTGATCGAGCACATCTCGAGTTTCTCGCGTTCGTCGGCTTCCGAAACCAGCCAGCGCAGCGCATGCTCGACCATCCATCGATCGATATTGGACGTCAGCCCATAGCGTTCGGCTGCGGCAATGAACTGATCGGGCGTGACGATCTTGCCGGCCTCATCGCGCATACGCAGCAACAACTCGTAATGCAGGCCCGTATGTTGCTGCTGTAGAGGATGAATGATCTGACGAAAGATCTCGAAGCGCCCGTCCTCGAGCGCGTTATTGATGCGCGCCGCCCACTGCATCTCCCGCCGCCGACGCATCAGATCGATATCGTTTTCCTGGAAACTGTAAATGCGGTTGCGTCCCCCTTCCTTGGCTGCGGCACAGGCGCTGTCCGCGGCGGAAATCAGGGCCGCGACATCCTCATTATCCGGAGAGATCGGCACGACGCCGATGCTGGCGCCGAGACGGAAGGTACGCTCTTCCCACACGAATTTATAATTGCGGATCGCCTCACGCAACGATTCCGCATTGCGCACGGCTTCCTCCAGCGTACAGCTCTCCAGCAGCACGCCGAATTCATCCCCACCGAGCCGTGCAAGCGTATCCCGCCAGCGAATCTTGGATTTCAGCAAGGCGCCGACCTGCCCCAGCAATGCATCGCCGGCACTGTGGCCACAGTTGTCATTGATGATCTTGAACTGATCGAGATCGATATGGCACAGCGCATAGGATGCTTCCCGCGCCCGCGCGCTCTTCAGCGCGCGCTCCAGCCGCGCCTCGAACTCATGACGATTGACCAGCCCCGTAAGGATGTCGTGACTGGCGTGGTAGGACAATTTCCGATTCAGCTCGCGGCTTTCGCTCACGTCATGGAATACCAGTACGCCGCCGCTGACCTCGCCGGAGCCGTCGCGTATCGGCGATGCACAGCTTTCGATATAGAGTTCATTGCCGTCGCGCCGGATCAGCAAGGTCGGGCGTACCGACTTGATGGCGCGAGTGCGGCGGATTGCCACGGCCAGAGGGTTTTCCAAGGGCTCGCAGGTTTCTTCATGAAAGCTGCGGAAGATCTCGTCGATCATGCGTCCTTGGGCGTGCTCCAACCGCCAGCCCGTCAGTTGCTCGGCGACCGGATTCAGGTATTCGATTCGACATTTGGCATCGGTCGTGATGACCCCATCACCGATCGACTGCAGAGTGATCTGGGCGCTCTCCTTCTCCTTGTGCAAGGCATCCTCGAACAGCTTGCGCTCGGTAACGTCCAAGTCGACGCCGACGATACGGCGTGCCCGCCCCCCCTCGTCGGTTCTTGCCTTGCCGCGGCTAATGACCCAGACCCAGGCGCCGTCGCGATGCCTGAGACGGTGTACGTTCTCGAATATCGGATTCTTGCCGGCAATATGCTCACGCATTGCCTGGCGCAGGCGTTCGCGATCGTCCGGATGGACCAGGCTTTGCCAGTCCGACGAGTCGAGACTACCCTCATCGTAGCCCAGCATCTCCAGCCAGCGCGGCGAAAGATAGGTACTGCGCCGGTCCAGGTCGATATCCCACAAGCCGTCGTTCGCGCCGAATAGCGCAAGCGCATTGCGCTCCTCGATCACGCCGAAATAACGCTGATAACGCAGCCGCTCGATGCCGGTCACGTAGCTGGAACCGATCAGCTTGAGCATCAGATGCAGATTCGCATCCCAGCTGTCGCGCGGCAGGCTGGAGCACAATGCCATGAAGCCGCGAATACGGCCCTGAATGGCGATTCCCATGATCAGGGCCGCACCGACGTGCAGACTGGCCAGACGAATGGCCTCCGGTGTCAGATGACGACGGGGCTGGGACGTATCACGGATCTCCACGATACGCAGATGTTCGAGACGTTCATGCAGATACGGCAGCCGGTCGAGCGCATCACCGCACAGGGCTCGTGGATCGAAGGTGCTGAACAGGCTGGTCGCCGCGATCACGCTGTCGATCGTGGTATCCGCATCATCGAAAAGGGCGATCAGTACACAATCCAGTCCGGTAGCGTCCCGCAAGGACTCCAGGATCCGTACCAATCCGGGATCATCCTGCTCCTGGCCGAGATTCTGCAGATCGATGACGGCCTTGGTGAGCAGAACGTCGAGGCCGATCTTGGACTTGCGCGCCGAGAGCATCCGCGAAGAAAACGAAGAAAACAAGGATGTACCGAAGACGGATCCCGGTCGTTCGTCAGGGGTCTCGGAAGAGCGGCTAGCCACGAAACATCGATCCAATCGGCCACCGCGGTACAGCGCGTCTGCCCGACAGGGAGGCCTGGCCGATATCCGGGCAGGCGATACCGGAACAGGTCCCGCGAGCAGGTGCCTTCCGGCGAACGATGACAGCCGAGGTGGCACCCCGGCCAGTGGCGGTCATTCCGACATCCTCCCGTAGCCGCCGATTCCCGATACGGCGGAATCAAGCAAGGGCGTGAGTCGATTGTGGCACAGCAATATTGACCTTTGAAGTATGGCCTGCCTGCCCAAGCGATGCCAAGCGATCATTAATTTATCACTTTGCGATAGCGCAAAAATCACCAAGATTAAATCCATGGCGCCAAACCATGATGCCAACGCCAAGACAGCGCTCCGGAGGCCGACCCGGAGCCCCTGCGGTGCTTGTATTGGCCCTGCAGGGCCTTATGCTGGTCATTATGAACGCTCCCAGGGTTCCGATGCGGGACAGGCGTAGCCCTCACTATGACCATCATCATGATCATGTTCACGATCATGGTTCGAGTTCCAGCCGCATACTAGGCTTTGCGCTGGCGCTGACCAGCATCTTCATGGTGGTGGAATTCACCGGCGGTCTGCTGGCGAACTCTCTCGCCTTGCTGGCCGATGCCGGGCATATGCTGACGGACGCTGCCGCGCTGGCGCTGGCTTGGGCGGCAATCCGCATCGCGGCGCGGCCTGCCGATACACGCCGATCCTTCGGCTACCAGCGTCTGCGAGTACTGGCGACGTTCCTCAACGGCTGCGCCTTGCTGATCATCGTCGCCTGGATCGCGGTCGAGGCCGTACAGCGGCTGCTCAATCCATCACCGGTCAACGCCTGGGCCATCCTGTGGATCGGTAGTATCGGCTTCGCGGTCAATCTGACTGTATTTGCACTGCTCCGGAGCAGCGATCGCCATGACATGAATATCGCCGCCGCCACCTTGCATGTCATCGGCGATCTGCTGGGTTCGATGGCGGCGATCATCGCCGCCGTCGTGATCCTGGTCACCGGTTGGCTACCGGTCGATCCATTGCTGTCGATCCTGGTGGGTGCGCTGATCGTGCGCAGCGCACTGGTGCTGGTACGCCGGTCGGCGCATATATTGATGGAAGGAACGCCGGATTGGCTGGATCTGGGCGAGTTGCGTAAATCCTTGGAACAACAGATCCCTACGATACGCGATGTACACCACGTACATGCCTGGCTGATCAGCCCTCAGGAAGCCTTGCTGACCATGCATGCCACGGTCAGTCCGGCAGCCGACCATGCGCAGGTGCTACGCGAAGCCAAGGCGCTGCTGGCTCAGCGTTACGGCATCACGCATGCCACCATTCAGATCGAGATCGAGGGATGCCCGGATGAAAGCTGCGATCAGGATTGCGATCGAGCCATCCGCGCTCCGTGAGCGGCCCGCAACGCCGCCTGATCCCGATGATGGATCGGGTGAACGGTCTCGCATCGCTGACATACCGTCGGCTATAGCGCCGCCCGGGCCTTCTGGAACGTCATCAACAGGCGACGCTCCACTTCGCGCTGAGCCGCCTGCATTTCGGCCTCCTGCATTCGCTTGGGTGGGAAGTAAGGCTCGCCGATCGCGATGCGAATTTTTGCAAAGGGAGGAACCAGGACGAACTTGTCCCAGGTTCCGAGCAGACGCGCCGGCTTCGCGGCGTAGGCGATCGGCACCAAGGGCTTGCCGGTGATCTGCGCTGTAAAGATTGCGCCTGGCTTGAGCACGAAACGTGGCCCGCGTGGACCGTCGGGCGTGATACCGGACGAGATGCCCCGCTTGACGATCGCATGATGGACGCCACGCACGGCGCGCACGCCCGTATAGGAACCCGAACCGCGCACCACATGTGCGCCATATAATTCCGCGAGCATGGTCGGCGCCTGGCCATCCACTGAAGGGGAAATCATGAATCCGGGCTTGAAGCCCTCGACGCCTGTACCCACCAGGTAGCGCGAGCAGATCAACAAATGCTGATGCCAGAACGTCGGCACGACGGCGCCATGTTCCTGGATCAGCGCAACCAGCCGATCGCCGTCGACGACCTTCACCCGGGCGGTACGCCAGATAAGCTCGATAAAGGCTGCTGCAAGCCAGACTGCCAGGTGATAGCCGAACATGCGCACCGGTGTCAGCCGCCGCTTGGACCGTGTGACCTGAGTGGGCTGGGCGGTCCCTGGGGCGAGTCCCGTGCCGGACTCGGTGATGAGTTCTGTAGTCGGCCCAGTGGTCGATCCTGTGGTCGGCCCTGTGGTTGCATTGGGCTTTTCGAACGGCAACGAATCAGTCAAACAGGACTCCTTCGGACACGAATGCCCACTGCTCAAGCCGCTCGTAACGCATGCAACCGCCGCGTCGACCGACCCCTGCCGATCGAGCCGGGCCGAACAACCCAGCCTGACATTATAAAGAATGGAGACTTCACCCTGGTGGGCTGACCCGCATCACATACGATGCTGTCCCCTCCAGTGATGACCAGCTCACGGAAATGACGTAGCTGACCGGGATCGTCGAGAGATCGCGCCTGATCTTGCCCTGGCTACTGGGCAACTTTCGCGCCACTTCGTCCTCCCAGCATGCGGCCACCAAGGCAGCGACATCGATGGCCAGCCTGGGCCGGCCATCCCCTTGGGGAGACACCTGCCTTCCTGGGGCCAGCCCCTCACGGTATCGGTCCTCTGGACCGCAGACCACGCCGATCGTGGTGGAAAAGCCCTCACGGCCTTCCCGGGTAGCCAGGATGCGCTCAGCGATAATATCGACAAGCTCGGCCGCCTCCTGACGCCATCGCGCTCCTTTTCGAGGCACCTGATCCGAGTATAGTGCAGCGATCCCGAGGATCCCCACGGCAACGACCAGCAACGCCGCCAGCCCCTCGGCCACCGTGAAACCCCGTGCCGCCGGGCGGGACAGCCTCCTCAAGAACGAATCCATGCGGCATCTTCCCCGGCAGCTCTCCCGGCCGCAACCCCAAGGTGACAAGCCGCAACCGAGACGCTGTACCCCCGGATCAATACCACCCGGCCGGAAGACCTCGTGATCACACGCAAGTATGGTCCCGCCCATGATGCTTGTCCGCCGTGCCTTCGGGATTCAGGGCGGACAAGCATCATGGGCGGGGCCGTCACCCCAGCACGGTCGTGAGCAAGAGAACCGCCGCAATCCATGAGATACCGCACATCGGATCAACGCATACCCGTGATACTCTCGCTTCGAGGTGGCCGGTGCGGTATTCTGCAGCGGTACTCCGCCTTGCGGTATGACGACAAACCTCGGGATTGAGCGTGAGTTTCAAGTATACCGATACGCTTCCGCCCCCAGTGCGGATCGCCCATGAGCTGCATCGGCACGGTCTGAAGCCGACCAAGCAGCGGCTGCGTATCGCGGAAATTCTCATGAACGAGCCCACGCACATGACGGCGGATCAGATTCTTACCGTCTTGCGCCGCGATGGCGACCACGTCTCCAAGGCGACGGTCTACAACACGCTCAAGGTACTCGCCCAACGCGGCCTGGTGCGCCAGATCAATATCGATCCGGAACGCGCCGTATACGACTCCACGCGCATTCCTCATCATCATTTCTATGATCTGGAAACCGGCGAGCTATACGACATCAATCCTTCCGAAATCGAATTCAGCCGCTTCCCCGCATTACCTGAGGGCATGGAAGCCGACGGCGTCGAACTCGTCATCAAACTGAGGAAGAAGCGCCCCGCCCCGACAGACTCGGGTCCGATGGCCCTCAGTTCGATGAAATTCGATCCGATAGACCGCGGCCCGGCAGAATAGCCTCGCAAAAACCCCAGCTCGACCGCCCGCAGACGCAGTTCTTCAGCTGCATGTCGACGGCGGCCAGCCGACGCCTTTACGCGCTTTTTCGATGTGTACAGTAGTTCGGCTGCGCTGCTTTCCGTATACTGCGTCCCCTCGCCGGAGTAGCTCAGCTGGTAGAGCAGCGCATTCGTAATGCGCGGGTCGGGAGTTCGAGTCTCTTCTCCGGCACCATCCATCACCCGACGCCCCGTCTCATCGGCGGGGCGTTTTTCTACGGATGAGCGTCTTTTTCAGGAATCGATACCGCCTGTCTCGGCACCCTGCGAAGACAGGGATGAGGAATGTCCACGCAGTTCGCGCGGCAGACTGAACACCACATTCTCGGCCTGGCCCAGTACATTCTGCGGCACCTCCCCGCCCCAAGCGCGAATCTGCTGTACGACGCGTTCCACCAACACTTCAGGCGCGGACGCACCGGCGGTCACACCGACCGACTGCTTACCCGCAAACCACTCTCGCTGCAGATCCTCCGGTCCATCGACCAGATAACCGGGAATGCCGGCTTTTTCCGCAATCTCGCGCAACCGGTTGGAATTGGAGCTATTGGGCGAGCCGACGACCAGGATGATGTCGCATTGCTCGGCCAGGCGCTTCACCGCATCCTGACGGTTCTGGGTGGCATAGCAGATATCTTCCTTGCGCGGGCTGGCCAGATCTGGGAAGCGCCGGCGCAACGCCTCGACGATCTTGCGCGTGTCATCCACCGATAAAGTGGTCTGGGTCACGAACGCCAGGCGCTGCGGGTCGCGTATCTGCAAGCGCTCCACGTCCTGCGGGGTTTCCACCAGCAGGATGCGTCCACCGGCGGAGGTATCGAATTGTCCCATCGTGCCCTCCACTTCGGGATGCCCCTGGTGGCCGATCAGGATGACGTCGCAGCCCTCGCGAGCGTAGCGCAGGACTTCCATGTGGACCTTCGTCACCAGCGGGCAGGTTGCATCGAAGACCCTCAAGCTGCGCCGGCGTGCCTCTTCCTGCACGGCACGCGAGACGCCGTGGGCGCTGAAGATCACCGTGGCGTCGTCAGGCACCTCGGCCAGTTCGTCGACAAAAACCGCGCCCAGGCCGCGCAGGCGCTCGACCACGTAACGATTGTGCACCACCTCGTGACGCACATAGATCGGCGCGCCGAAAAACTCGATGGCGCGTTCGACGATGCCGATCGCGCGATCGACGCCGGCGCAAAAGCCACGAGGATTGGCAAGCAGGATGCGCATGATCGATGTCTCTCCCGGGACTGCGTGCGGTTACTTCGGCGATGCACCGGACGCCTTTCGCCCGGCTTTCTTCTCCTGGCCGCTTTCACGGAAAGCATCGATCAGCAGACAGCCTGCCCCGATCGAAATCGCCGTATCCGCAATATTGAATGCCGGGAAATACCAGCTGCGCCAATGAAAGAAAATAAAATCCACGACGTAGCCGTGCATGACCCGGTCGATGACGTTGCCCAGCGCACCGCCCAGTACCAGCGACAAACCGACCGCCAGAAACCGCTGATCGGAGCGAATGCGGCGCAGCCACACCATGAGCACGACGCTGACACCCAGGGCCAGCACGATGAAAAACCAGCGCTGCCAGCCGGAAGCCTGGGCAAAGATGCTGAAGGCAGCGCCGGTATTCTCCAGATATACGATCTCCAGGAAGGGCAGCAAGGCGATCGTGTCCTGCAACTTCACGGTACCGATGACCAGCGCCTTGGTCGCCTGGTCCAGCAGAATCACGAAAATCGACAGCCACAGCCAGTTGCTCGCCCCGCGGGTGGGCGTGAACCAGATCTTCGCCAGCGAATTGGAATTCATCAGCGCTCCTGCAGAAAGCATCAAGTTCCAAGACTTCGATCCGGAAGTTCGGCCGTAAATTCCAGTTTCGGGCAACGGCAAATCCCGGGTCGGTTTCAACCGAAGCAGCGACGCTCACCCGGTCCTTCTATATTGATCACACAACGTCCGCACAATTCCGGATGCTGCGCGCAGCTGCCCACGTCGGCCCGCTTGTGCCAGCAACGCACACATTTCGGCGCGGCGCTCGGTGCCGCTACGATCCAGACGTCATTGTCATCGCCGTCCTGTGCCGCAACGGCCTGCGCGGGACGCTGATCCGCGGCATACACGCGCGCCTCGGAGGTGATGAAAACAAAACGTAGTTCCTCGCCGAATATCTGTAAGGTCTGCAGCACCGGCGCGGTGCAGTACAGATCGACCTGCGCATCGAGCGGTGCACCGATGGCGCCCGCGTTGCGCAATTTTTCCAGTTCGCGCGCAATGGCGCCGCGCACCCGCAGCAGCGCATCCCAATCGATGGCCGGACGCTGTCCCGCCCCTTGCGGCAGCGCCGCCCAATCCGTGAAGAACACCGACTCGCTGCGTTCGCCGGCGGCTGGCGCAGGCATGAATCGCCAGATCTCCTCGGCTGTGAACGACAGAATCGGCGCCAGCCAGCGCACCAGCGCCTCGATGATCCATGACATCGCGGTCTGCGCCGAGCGGCGCGGGTGGCTGCCGGCGCCCGTCGTATACAGCCGGTCCTTGAGCACATCCAGGTAAAAGCCGCCCAAATCGACGCTGCAGAAATTATGGAGCTTCTGATAGATCAAATGGAATTGATAGTTGCGGTAGGCCGCAGTGATTTCATCCTGCAACTGCTGAGTGCGCCACAGGGCCCAGCGATCGATCGCCACCAGTTCCTCGAGCGGCACCTGGTCGTGCGCCGGGTCAAAGCCAGTCAGGTTACCGAGCAGGAAACGCGCGGTATTGCGGATACGCCGATAGGATTCCGCGACCCGTTTCAGAATCTCATCCGAGAGACTCATCTCGTTGGCATAGTCGGTCGCGGCAACCCACAAACGCAGGACATCCGCCCCCAGCGTCCCCACAACCTTCTGCGGCAGGATGACGTTGCCCAGCGACTTCGACATCTTGCGTCCCTTGTCATCGATCGTGAAGCCGTGGGTGAGTACCCCACGATAGGGCGCATGACCGTGCAGCGCGCACGACACCAGCAGCGAACTATGGAACCAACCGCGATGCTGATCGGAGCCTTCCAGATACAGATCAGCGGGAAAACGGATCTCGGGACGAGTCTTGGGCACGCAGTAGTGCGACACCCCCGAATCAAACCAGACATCCATGATATCGGTGACTTTTTCATACTCCGGCGCCTCGGCACCCAGCAGTGCGACCGGATCCAGGTCGTACCAGGCATCGATGCCCTCCGCCTCGATGCGATCGGCCACGGCATCCATCAGCTCCGCGGAGCGCGGATGCAGCTCGCCGCTGACCCGATGAGTGAACAAGGCCAGCGGTACGCCCCACATACGCTGGCGCGAAATGCACCAATCGGGGCGATCGGCAATCATGCCCCCCAGACGGCTCTCGCCCCAGGCGGGCGTCCATTTCACCTTGCCGATCTCGCGCAAGGCCGTCTTGCGCAGACCGGCCTGCTCCATGCCGACGAACCATTGGGCGGTCGCCCGGAAGATCACCGGAGATTTGTGGCGCCAGCAATGAGGATAGCTATGACGCAGGCTTGCCTGGTGCAGCAGCGCGCCGCGCTGCTGCAATACTGCGACAACGTGAGCATTGGCGTCGAACACCCGCTCCCCCCCGAACAACGGCGTATCGGGCAGGAAACGCCCGTCGCTGCCGACCGGATTGTCGATCGTCAGCTTGTATTTCCGGCCTACGACATAGTCTTCCTGACCGTGTCCGGGCGCGGTGTGCACCAGGCCCGTGCCCGCATCCAGCGTAACGTGATCCCCGAGGATCACCGGCACCCTGCGCTCATAAAAGGGATGCGACAGCAGCAAGCCTTCCAGCGCCTCGCCCGTCGTCTCGCCTATCCCCTCGGCCTTGCCGGAGGCATCCTCGATGCCGGCCCGCTCCAGGACCTTCGGCGCCAGTTCGCTCGCCAGTATCAGCAGTTCTATGCCGGTGTGGATCAAACGGTAGCGAATGCTCGGCCCCACGGCGACCGCTTGATTCGCCGGCAAGGTCCAGGGTGTGGTGGTCCAGATCACCACGCTGGCCGGCACGTCCGGCACGCTGGCCAGAGCGAAGCGCCGGGCCAGCTCGGCCGGGTCCACGATCGCGAAGCGCACGTCAACAGCGGGCGAAGTACGTTCCTCGTACTCGACCTCCGCCTCGGCAAGCGCCGAACGGCAGTCCAGGCACCAGTGCACTGGCTTCAAACCCTTATAGATGTGGCCATTGCGCAGGATCTGTGCCACCGCGCGCAACTGGTCGGCTTCGTAGCGCCGATCCAGTGTGAGATAGGGACGCTCCCAATCGCCCATCACGCCCAGGCGCTTGAAGTCCTTGCGCTGTGCGTCGATCTGCTCCAATGCATATTCGCGGCAGGCTTGGCGAAAGGCCCGCGGCTCGAGCATTTTGACCGCCTTGCCGTGCGCCTTCTCGATCTGATGCTCGATCGGCAGCCCATGACAATCCCAACCGGGTACGTAGGGAGCATCGAAGCCGTCCAGGCCGCGGGATTTGACGATCACATCCTTGAGAATCTTGTTGATCGCATGACCGAGGTGTATCGCACCATTGGCATAGGGGGGGCCGTCGGCCAGAATAAACGTCGGGCGGCCGCGCGCCACGTCGCGCAGTTTTGCGTAGATGCGCTGCTCTTCCCACCATTTCTGGATTTCGGGCTCGCGGCGGGCGAGATCGGCCTTCATGGGAAAGCCGGTCTTCGGCAGGTTGATCGTGCCCTTGTAATCGCTCATGCGTGCTCAGCCATCGTCATTCATGTCATCGTCTCGCGCGCCAGGATCTCGCGCGCCTGTGCGGCATCGCGATGCATCTGTTCGACCAGCGCGCCGATATCCGGGAACCACTTTTCATCGCGCAGGCGGGCAATGAAATCAACGTGCAGGGTACGTCGATACAGGTCGCCGTCGAAATCAAAGATATGCGCCTCCAGCAACAGTTCCTTGCCATTCACGACCGGGCGGGTGCCGAGGCTGGCCACGCCAGGCGCATCATGCAAACCGGCGCCCGATACGCGGATCGCGAACACCCCCGCCAGCGGTGTCGCACGCCGCAGGGGCAACAGGTTCGCAGTGGGGAAACCCAGCCGTCGGCCGAGTTTCGCGCCCTGCACGACCTTGCCCGTCATGCGATAGGGCCGGCCCAGCAATCGGGTCGCACTCGCCATGTCGCCGGCCTCCAGGGCCAAACGGATACGCGTACTGCTGACACGCTCCCCCCCGATCTCGAACGGCGGCACTTGCGTGACCTCGAATCCAGCCGTCGGTCCGAGTGCCAGCAATGTGCCGATATTGCCGGTCAAGGCACGGCCGAAGCTGAAGTCATGGCCCACGACCAACTCCCGCGCTCCCAAAGCCCGTACCAGCACTTCTTCCACGAACACTTCCGCTGGTAGATTACGGATCTGCTTGAAGCGCAGGCAGACGAAACGCTCGACGCCGTAATGGCACAGTGCATCCACTTTTTCGCGAAAGCGGGTCAAACGCGCGGGCGGGGCGTCGCGCGCGAAAAATTCACGCGGGAGCGGCTCGAAGGATAGTACCACTGCCGGCAGACGATGCGCCGCGGCGCGCTCGCGCAACACCCGGATCATCTCCTGGTGACCAAGATGAATACCGTCGAAGGCGCCGATCGTCAGCACGCAACCGCGGTGCCGATCATGCAGACTGTACAGGCCGCGAATGAGTTCCATCGTGGCCTCGCACTCTCGCCCACCGGAAAAACGGCATTATATTATAGGAACGCCGCCGCCGGCCCGATTGCTTTCGTCATCGGTTCAGCCTGCCGCCGCCGGCACCTGCAGACGGAACTGCCGC
This window contains:
- a CDS encoding Fur family transcriptional regulator, yielding MSFKYTDTLPPPVRIAHELHRHGLKPTKQRLRIAEILMNEPTHMTADQILTVLRRDGDHVSKATVYNTLKVLAQRGLVRQINIDPERAVYDSTRIPHHHFYDLETGELYDINPSEIEFSRFPALPEGMEADGVELVIKLRKKRPAPTDSGPMALSSMKFDPIDRGPAE
- the ispH gene encoding 4-hydroxy-3-methylbut-2-enyl diphosphate reductase, coding for MRILLANPRGFCAGVDRAIGIVERAIEFFGAPIYVRHEVVHNRYVVERLRGLGAVFVDELAEVPDDATVIFSAHGVSRAVQEEARRRSLRVFDATCPLVTKVHMEVLRYAREGCDVILIGHQGHPEVEGTMGQFDTSAGGRILLVETPQDVERLQIRDPQRLAFVTQTTLSVDDTRKIVEALRRRFPDLASPRKEDICYATQNRQDAVKRLAEQCDIILVVGSPNSSNSNRLREIAEKAGIPGYLVDGPEDLQREWFAGKQSVGVTAGASAPEVLVERVVQQIRAWGGEVPQNVLGQAENVVFSLPRELRGHSSSLSSQGAETGGIDS
- the lspA gene encoding signal peptidase II — protein: MNSNSLAKIWFTPTRGASNWLWLSIFVILLDQATKALVIGTVKLQDTIALLPFLEIVYLENTGAAFSIFAQASGWQRWFFIVLALGVSVVLMVWLRRIRSDQRFLAVGLSLVLGGALGNVIDRVMHGYVVDFIFFHWRSWYFPAFNIADTAISIGAGCLLIDAFRESGQEKKAGRKASGASPK
- the ileS gene encoding isoleucine--tRNA ligase codes for the protein MSDYKGTINLPKTGFPMKADLARREPEIQKWWEEQRIYAKLRDVARGRPTFILADGPPYANGAIHLGHAINKILKDVIVKSRGLDGFDAPYVPGWDCHGLPIEHQIEKAHGKAVKMLEPRAFRQACREYALEQIDAQRKDFKRLGVMGDWERPYLTLDRRYEADQLRAVAQILRNGHIYKGLKPVHWCLDCRSALAEAEVEYEERTSPAVDVRFAIVDPAELARRFALASVPDVPASVVIWTTTPWTLPANQAVAVGPSIRYRLIHTGIELLILASELAPKVLERAGIEDASGKAEGIGETTGEALEGLLLSHPFYERRVPVILGDHVTLDAGTGLVHTAPGHGQEDYVVGRKYKLTIDNPVGSDGRFLPDTPLFGGERVFDANAHVVAVLQQRGALLHQASLRHSYPHCWRHKSPVIFRATAQWFVGMEQAGLRKTALREIGKVKWTPAWGESRLGGMIADRPDWCISRQRMWGVPLALFTHRVSGELHPRSAELMDAVADRIEAEGIDAWYDLDPVALLGAEAPEYEKVTDIMDVWFDSGVSHYCVPKTRPEIRFPADLYLEGSDQHRGWFHSSLLVSCALHGHAPYRGVLTHGFTIDDKGRKMSKSLGNVILPQKVVGTLGADVLRLWVAATDYANEMSLSDEILKRVAESYRRIRNTARFLLGNLTGFDPAHDQVPLEELVAIDRWALWRTQQLQDEITAAYRNYQFHLIYQKLHNFCSVDLGGFYLDVLKDRLYTTGAGSHPRRSAQTAMSWIIEALVRWLAPILSFTAEEIWRFMPAPAAGERSESVFFTDWAALPQGAGQRPAIDWDALLRVRGAIARELEKLRNAGAIGAPLDAQVDLYCTAPVLQTLQIFGEELRFVFITSEARVYAADQRPAQAVAAQDGDDNDVWIVAAPSAAPKCVRCWHKRADVGSCAQHPELCGRCVINIEGPGERRCFG
- a CDS encoding bifunctional riboflavin kinase/FAD synthetase; the encoded protein is MELIRGLYSLHDRHRGCVLTIGAFDGIHLGHQEMIRVLRERAAAHRLPAVVLSFEPLPREFFARDAPPARLTRFREKVDALCHYGVERFVCLRFKQIRNLPAEVFVEEVLVRALGARELVVGHDFSFGRALTGNIGTLLALGPTAGFEVTQVPPFEIGGERVSSTRIRLALEAGDMASATRLLGRPYRMTGKVVQGAKLGRRLGFPTANLLPLRRATPLAGVFAIRVSGAGLHDAPGVASLGTRPVVNGKELLLEAHIFDFDGDLYRRTLHVDFIARLRDEKWFPDIGALVEQMHRDAAQAREILARETMT